The following are from one region of the Propionispora vibrioides genome:
- a CDS encoding PTS system mannose/fructose/sorbose family transporter subunit IID, with translation MMENTKNSTVGLSKLDLEFAILRWWFFSHMAYNYQRLQAGGFAVMMGPLLKKLYPDKPGEVIAGLKRHMMFFNTEPRWGAVIHGIVIALEEQRAKGMEIDDATIVDLKSSLMGPLAGIGDTISGGLYKPCLLGICLGWAATGSIMGPLMFGVFMLGYDLLITHLAIRKGYSLGTSAVTSVLEGGLFKRLTTFFTIMGLFVLGVMVCKFITIDFAWIPVLAGKKIVVKELIDKIVPKILPLLITLVCWQAIMRGVKVVYVLLALFAFALAGGALGLIG, from the coding sequence ATGATGGAAAATACGAAAAATAGTACAGTCGGTTTATCCAAGCTGGATTTGGAATTTGCCATACTCCGCTGGTGGTTTTTCAGCCATATGGCTTACAATTACCAGCGTCTGCAGGCTGGCGGTTTCGCCGTGATGATGGGGCCGCTCTTAAAAAAGCTGTATCCGGATAAGCCGGGCGAAGTGATTGCCGGTCTGAAACGACATATGATGTTTTTCAATACCGAACCGCGTTGGGGCGCCGTCATTCACGGAATTGTTATCGCCTTGGAAGAGCAGCGGGCTAAAGGAATGGAGATTGATGACGCGACCATCGTTGATTTAAAATCTTCCTTGATGGGACCGCTGGCAGGTATTGGCGATACTATCAGCGGCGGGCTTTACAAACCTTGTCTGCTGGGAATTTGTCTTGGCTGGGCTGCTACCGGCAGTATTATGGGGCCGTTGATGTTTGGCGTTTTCATGCTGGGTTATGATCTGCTGATAACCCATTTGGCTATCAGAAAAGGCTACTCTTTGGGTACTTCGGCGGTAACCTCTGTTTTAGAAGGCGGATTATTTAAACGATTGACAACATTCTTCACCATTATGGGGCTCTTTGTGCTGGGCGTTATGGTGTGTAAATTCATTACTATAGACTTTGCCTGGATTCCGGTTTTAGCAGGTAAAAAAATCGTTGTAAAAGAACTGATTGATAAAATTGTTCCGAAAATATTGCCGCTTCTTATCACACTAGTATGCTGGCAGGCGATTATGCGTGGCGTAAAGGTTGTCTATGTTTTGCTGGCTTTGTTCGCCTTTGCCTTAGCGGGTGGTGCGCTCGGCTTGATCGGCTAA
- a CDS encoding sigma-54-dependent transcriptional regulator, translated as MTRIDRVMELLVQQDKKGTDGISAQQIALELGIHRSDASADLNKLFKQQRVDKIGVRPVLYRLKKAGASLDKPAVETETENSAVDSAFLGIVGYDGSIKAQIELAKAAIIYPPHGLHTLIVGESGVGKNLLAESMWNYAKGYWQEKEPEEIPFVQFCCADYAANEQLLLAQLFGYVKGSFTGAAEDHEGVVDRAQGGILFLDEIHRLPPAGQELLFMLIDKGVYRRLGETNKLRTSNLMIIGATSEDISSSLLMTFRRRIPVQISLPRISERPIHERVNIIVHFVRQEAARLGIPIWVAGKALETFANYNCAANIGELRNDVLLCCAKSYLEYSAKAGDCLKLDTKSIPERIFALVKRRTVLDDKINRFFRDGMLIQANSDPVKVAEESAHGFHIDFYKYIDRKIAQYRQIGVAEQDMAEKVGVDLEKYFCSVAQVLRKSESSDIPASIIEEIVWETADELLKAATDRFGRTYGRNTLLALAWHMQQFKKRIDSGYVIYNPNLEQIRANHKDAFALVAAYKEKISACLGVTVSDDEIGFMVMFLIHGVEDYAKAHIGLVIVAHGRGIARNMAEVINNLLGTDCIKAYDIPLNRSNVQTIEKLRQVIQETDEGLGVILLVDMGFLVTMEDTLCQKTGIQVRIIPNVTTALALEAGRRLFTTAESLDEAVKAIYNAYDEYVMTIRQRHEGSEWPQKEKKEPPNILLVCATGQGVAEKIKEILLEEIPEIKNARFTMAGAMVDIDQFITRAGERFDLIIGSINPQVEHVPFIPVSEIFEHGGINRIKTFLRTAYEDGEMPGAVKVGKYSDTYKLLETQLSKFVKALPVNKVAHCCIELVDAIAEQFFAGVMEEDCVVRTYLHAACMFDRVHAKEALQEPVWSLKIQQERERDFKCLQQIVAACGAKLVLDVPVGEICYFLGSLPVLDKKG; from the coding sequence ATGACGAGAATTGACAGAGTTATGGAGCTTCTTGTACAACAGGATAAAAAAGGCACGGACGGAATCAGTGCGCAGCAGATTGCTTTGGAACTGGGGATTCATCGCAGCGATGCTTCCGCCGATTTGAATAAATTGTTTAAACAGCAGAGAGTGGATAAGATAGGCGTGCGGCCGGTGCTGTATCGATTGAAAAAGGCCGGTGCTTCACTCGATAAGCCGGCAGTAGAAACAGAAACGGAAAACTCTGCAGTTGATAGCGCCTTCCTGGGCATTGTCGGTTACGACGGCAGTATCAAGGCTCAGATTGAACTGGCTAAAGCGGCGATCATCTATCCGCCCCATGGACTGCATACTTTGATTGTTGGGGAAAGCGGTGTTGGCAAGAATCTTTTAGCCGAATCTATGTGGAATTACGCTAAAGGTTATTGGCAGGAGAAGGAGCCGGAAGAGATTCCTTTTGTTCAGTTTTGTTGCGCCGACTATGCGGCGAATGAGCAGCTTTTGCTGGCTCAATTATTCGGCTATGTAAAAGGATCGTTTACCGGGGCGGCGGAGGATCATGAGGGAGTTGTGGACCGGGCGCAGGGCGGTATATTGTTTCTGGACGAAATTCACCGGTTACCGCCAGCCGGGCAGGAACTTTTATTTATGCTTATCGACAAAGGCGTATACCGCCGTTTGGGCGAGACAAATAAGCTTCGGACATCAAACTTAATGATTATTGGTGCCACATCGGAGGATATTTCCAGCAGTCTTTTGATGACTTTCCGCCGGCGCATTCCGGTACAGATCAGTTTGCCAAGGATCAGTGAACGGCCGATTCACGAACGGGTTAACATTATTGTACATTTTGTGCGTCAGGAAGCCGCACGGCTGGGGATACCTATCTGGGTAGCCGGCAAGGCTCTGGAGACTTTTGCAAATTATAACTGTGCGGCCAATATTGGTGAATTGAGAAATGACGTGCTGCTCTGTTGCGCCAAGAGCTATCTGGAATATTCGGCCAAAGCCGGAGACTGCCTGAAACTGGATACCAAGAGTATTCCGGAACGTATTTTTGCTTTGGTAAAACGGCGAACGGTTCTAGATGATAAAATCAATCGTTTTTTCCGGGATGGAATGTTGATTCAGGCCAATAGCGATCCGGTAAAAGTGGCAGAAGAATCAGCTCATGGATTTCATATTGATTTTTATAAATATATCGACCGGAAAATTGCCCAATACCGCCAGATCGGTGTAGCCGAACAAGATATGGCGGAAAAAGTCGGTGTTGATTTAGAAAAATATTTTTGCTCTGTGGCGCAGGTGCTGCGGAAAAGCGAAAGCTCGGATATTCCGGCCAGTATTATCGAAGAGATCGTCTGGGAAACGGCGGATGAACTGTTAAAGGCGGCAACCGATCGCTTTGGGCGCACCTATGGCCGCAACACGCTGTTGGCACTGGCCTGGCACATGCAGCAGTTTAAAAAACGGATTGATTCGGGATATGTTATTTATAATCCTAATCTGGAACAGATACGGGCCAACCATAAGGATGCTTTCGCCTTGGTCGCGGCTTATAAAGAGAAAATTTCAGCCTGCCTTGGCGTAACTGTTTCCGATGATGAAATCGGTTTTATGGTTATGTTTCTAATTCATGGGGTGGAGGACTATGCCAAGGCCCACATCGGTCTTGTGATTGTAGCTCATGGTCGTGGTATTGCGCGAAATATGGCGGAGGTGATAAATAATCTTTTAGGAACAGACTGCATAAAAGCCTATGACATTCCCTTAAACCGCAGCAATGTGCAGACGATCGAAAAGTTGCGCCAGGTGATACAGGAAACGGACGAGGGGCTGGGAGTTATTTTATTGGTAGATATGGGTTTTTTAGTGACAATGGAGGATACACTTTGTCAAAAAACTGGCATACAGGTACGGATCATTCCTAATGTAACAACTGCTTTGGCGTTGGAAGCTGGCCGGCGTTTATTTACAACGGCAGAGAGTTTGGATGAAGCGGTGAAAGCCATCTATAATGCCTACGATGAATATGTCATGACCATCAGGCAGCGGCACGAGGGAAGTGAATGGCCGCAAAAAGAAAAAAAAGAACCTCCCAACATCCTCTTGGTTTGCGCTACCGGGCAAGGTGTGGCTGAAAAAATCAAGGAAATTTTACTGGAGGAGATCCCGGAAATAAAAAATGCCCGCTTTACTATGGCGGGAGCTATGGTTGATATTGATCAATTTATTACCAGAGCAGGAGAACGGTTTGACTTGATTATTGGCAGTATTAATCCACAGGTGGAGCATGTTCCGTTTATTCCGGTCAGTGAAATTTTTGAACATGGCGGGATAAACCGGATTAAGACATTTCTTAGAACAGCTTACGAAGATGGAGAAATGCCTGGGGCTGTAAAAGTAGGAAAATATAGTGATACCTATAAGCTGTTGGAGACCCAGCTTAGCAAATTTGTCAAAGCGCTGCCGGTCAATAAAGTGGCCCACTGCTGCATTGAACTGGTGGATGCTATAGCGGAACAGTTTTTTGCCGGAGTAATGGAAGAAGACTGTGTTGTACGAACATATCTTCAC